In a genomic window of Phycisphaerae bacterium:
- a CDS encoding NPCBM/NEW2 domain-containing protein produces MRTAFAFAITAGLAGPALVAGAREGTGVWRDEVMAFRDPGAVVPTGPRLELVRQDFEALELGQSVLRTPLRIGSRTFARGLGTHSISRIRVTSEEPMIAFSAWVGVDHNERTTGGAGAVTFTVTGDTRGLYRSEAARGGEEAQRVDVRSDGMRELDLEVGDGGDGPACDHADWAEAQITTKSGRQYWLDDLARAARDRARPPFPFSFTYAGRPVAELLSGWKHETAGAAPHADRSRETVRWTDPDTGLQVTYEVTRYADFPAAEWLLYLENTGNSDTGIIQDVNVCDLLLDSPLSTSVPYRLHRTNGGVPTPAQFAACNVTVDRAHPQRLTAGTGHSSAVDFPFFKIDTGRGSAIVAVGWSGCWAAELSCPDGRALRLTAGLERTHFRLRPGERVRMPRMLVLFWEGESWDANARFRELIYKHYAAKRDNRPVLPLLFCNTCFTRGGGWLNECNAANQIALINAYAPLGLEALLTDAGWFRGGWPHGAGNWTPREDAYPEGMGPVAAAARARGMIYGLWFEPERVVAHTDLHKAHLEWLLRRQEGDDDTYLLNLGLPAAREHFFNIVKGYMDLPGFRFYRQDFTIDPLPYWRFSDAPDRQGVTEMKYVEGLYAYWDRLAAVWPDGVREECAGGGHRIDLETIMRMHVHQKTDYWFDDDTDQAALWGVSQYLPNSTVVAHLNRLDDYSFHSTLASSLCLGWIADAPDFDHARAKKLAERYFAVRHLLIGAWYPLLPYSRDRTDWSGAQYHRADLDEGLVLVFRRAESPYPAVDAPLRGLQPNTRYEVVSDSTGLLGTFTGAELAREFRITLPKKHSSDLITYRAR; encoded by the coding sequence GTGAGGACAGCGTTTGCGTTTGCGATCACGGCGGGGTTGGCGGGACCGGCGCTGGTCGCCGGTGCTCGCGAAGGAACAGGCGTGTGGCGCGATGAAGTCATGGCGTTCCGCGACCCGGGCGCGGTCGTGCCAACGGGCCCGCGTCTTGAGCTCGTGCGTCAGGACTTCGAGGCGCTCGAGCTGGGACAATCGGTGCTGCGGACGCCGCTGCGCATCGGGAGTCGGACGTTCGCGCGTGGTCTCGGCACGCACTCAATCAGCCGCATTCGCGTGACGTCGGAAGAACCGATGATCGCTTTTTCCGCGTGGGTCGGTGTCGACCACAACGAGCGCACGACCGGCGGCGCCGGAGCGGTGACGTTCACGGTCACAGGCGACACGCGGGGCCTCTATCGTTCGGAGGCGGCGCGCGGCGGCGAGGAGGCGCAGCGCGTGGACGTCCGCAGCGACGGAATGCGTGAGCTCGACCTGGAAGTCGGGGACGGCGGCGACGGCCCGGCGTGCGATCACGCCGACTGGGCGGAAGCGCAGATTACCACGAAGAGCGGCCGGCAATACTGGCTTGACGACCTGGCGCGCGCGGCCCGCGACCGCGCGCGCCCGCCGTTTCCGTTCTCCTTTACCTACGCGGGCCGACCTGTCGCCGAGTTGTTGAGCGGGTGGAAGCACGAAACAGCCGGTGCTGCTCCCCATGCCGATCGATCCAGGGAGACTGTGCGCTGGACGGATCCTGATACGGGGCTGCAAGTCACGTACGAGGTCACCCGCTACGCCGACTTCCCCGCCGCGGAGTGGCTGCTGTACCTGGAAAACACCGGGAACAGCGATACCGGCATCATCCAGGATGTCAACGTGTGCGATCTGCTGCTCGATTCGCCGCTTTCCACGAGCGTGCCATATCGCCTGCACCGCACGAACGGCGGCGTCCCGACGCCGGCGCAGTTCGCGGCGTGCAACGTGACGGTCGACCGTGCGCATCCGCAGCGCCTGACCGCCGGCACGGGGCATTCCAGCGCGGTCGACTTCCCGTTCTTCAAGATCGACACGGGGCGCGGGTCCGCGATCGTCGCCGTCGGGTGGTCCGGGTGCTGGGCCGCCGAGTTGAGTTGTCCGGACGGCCGCGCATTGCGCCTGACCGCCGGCCTCGAGCGGACGCACTTCCGCCTGCGGCCCGGCGAGCGCGTGCGGATGCCGCGGATGCTCGTGCTGTTCTGGGAGGGCGAGAGCTGGGACGCGAACGCCCGCTTTCGCGAGCTGATTTACAAGCATTACGCGGCGAAGCGTGACAACCGGCCGGTCCTCCCGCTGCTTTTCTGCAACACGTGCTTCACGCGCGGCGGCGGCTGGCTGAACGAATGCAATGCCGCCAATCAGATTGCGCTGATCAATGCGTACGCGCCCCTCGGTCTCGAGGCGCTGCTGACCGACGCAGGCTGGTTCCGCGGCGGCTGGCCGCACGGCGCCGGCAACTGGACTCCGCGCGAGGATGCGTATCCCGAGGGCATGGGCCCGGTGGCAGCGGCCGCACGCGCGCGAGGCATGATCTACGGCCTCTGGTTCGAGCCGGAGCGCGTCGTCGCCCACACCGATCTCCATAAGGCGCATCTTGAGTGGCTGCTGCGCCGCCAGGAGGGCGATGACGACACGTATCTGCTCAATCTCGGTCTGCCCGCCGCGCGGGAGCACTTCTTCAACATTGTGAAGGGCTACATGGACCTGCCGGGCTTTCGTTTCTACCGGCAGGATTTCACGATCGATCCGTTGCCGTACTGGCGTTTCAGCGATGCGCCCGACCGCCAGGGCGTCACGGAAATGAAGTACGTTGAGGGGCTGTACGCGTACTGGGATCGCCTCGCGGCCGTATGGCCCGATGGCGTGCGTGAGGAGTGTGCCGGGGGAGGCCATCGAATCGACCTTGAGACCATCATGCGCATGCATGTGCATCAGAAAACCGACTACTGGTTTGACGACGATACGGACCAGGCCGCGCTGTGGGGCGTCAGTCAGTACCTGCCGAACAGCACCGTCGTCGCCCACCTCAATCGGCTCGACGACTACTCGTTTCACTCGACGCTGGCGTCGTCGTTGTGTCTCGGCTGGATCGCCGACGCGCCGGACTTCGACCACGCCCGGGCGAAGAAGCTTGCTGAGCGCTATTTCGCGGTCCGTCACCTGTTGATCGGGGCGTGGTATCCGTTGCTGCCCTACTCGCGGGACCGCACGGACTGGAGTGGCGCGCAATACCATCGGGCCGATCTGGACGAGGGGCTGGTGCTGGTCTTCCGCCGGGCGGAGAGCCCGTATCCGGCCGTGGATGCGCCGCTCCGCGGCCTTCAGCCGAACACGCGGTACGAGGTGGTATCCGACTCGACGGGGTTGCTGGGTACATTCACCGGCGCCGAACTCGCCCGGGAGTTCCGGATCACGTTGCCGAAAAAGCACAGTTCCGACCTGATCACGTATCGCGCGCGGTGA
- a CDS encoding PEP-CTERM sorting domain-containing protein yields MLRNLSSTVVICALVSSAQGSPTLDGVRDASYGSAAAVQTVQTGFGDANPSGGSELDAAYARVEGGTLYLLLTGNLESNFNKLNIFIDSQAGGQNVLQNNANSGGNNPENDGWAGKYAGFTFDTGFQADYLLILRNGFSPGARFDIDYAVVGGGLGNYLTAGDVFAGSLVGANAAALPNGIGVAFDNSNVAGVTGGSDAANQAAAAAVATGLELSIPLAALGNPVGAFKISAMINGSNHDYLSNQFLGGLTPPQGNLGGDGAGGFNGTVGQINLNSFAGDQYFTVVPEPASLALLGLVCLVRRRA; encoded by the coding sequence ATGCTCAGGAATCTCAGTAGCACAGTGGTGATATGCGCCCTCGTCTCATCAGCCCAGGGCAGCCCGACTCTCGACGGCGTTCGCGACGCGTCCTACGGCTCCGCAGCGGCAGTGCAGACGGTGCAGACCGGCTTCGGCGACGCCAACCCGAGCGGCGGCAGCGAGCTCGACGCCGCCTACGCCCGCGTCGAAGGCGGCACCCTGTACCTGCTGCTCACCGGCAACCTCGAGAGCAACTTCAACAAGCTAAATATCTTCATCGACTCGCAGGCCGGCGGGCAGAACGTCCTGCAGAACAACGCCAACTCCGGCGGGAATAACCCCGAGAACGACGGCTGGGCCGGCAAGTACGCCGGCTTCACGTTCGACACGGGCTTCCAGGCCGACTACCTCCTGATCCTGCGGAATGGCTTCTCCCCCGGCGCCCGCTTCGACATCGACTACGCCGTGGTCGGCGGCGGCCTCGGAAACTACCTGACGGCGGGTGATGTCTTCGCCGGCTCGCTCGTCGGCGCGAACGCCGCCGCCCTGCCCAACGGCATCGGCGTCGCCTTCGACAACAGCAACGTCGCGGGCGTCACCGGCGGCAGCGACGCCGCGAACCAGGCCGCTGCGGCCGCCGTCGCGACCGGCCTCGAGCTGTCGATCCCGCTCGCGGCGCTGGGCAACCCCGTCGGCGCGTTCAAGATCAGCGCCATGATCAACGGCAGCAACCACGACTACCTGTCGAACCAGTTTCTGGGCGGGCTGACGCCGCCGCAGGGCAATCTCGGCGGCGACGGCGCGGGCGGCTTCAACGGAACCGTCGGCCAGATCAATCTGAATAGCTTCGCCGGCGACCAGTATTTCACGGTGGTGCCCGAGCCCGCCTCGTTGGCGCTGCTCGGCCTGGTGTGCCTCGTTCGGCGCCGCGCTTGA